From the genome of Porphyromonadaceae bacterium W3.11:
TCCAAATGCTATCGCGGGAGTAGTGACACTCGTCGTTCTTTTCCTTATTGGCAAGCATTGGAAGTCATACTCATTTGGGATCACCTGGACGTTACTATACGCCTGCTCCTTCCTCCCATTTTTCTACTTTAAGTCAGGTATTATAGACCCTTGGTTCAACCTCTTTATATTTTTAGGCATCTACTTTATGATGTCCTATACAGCCCCCAAACATCAAGGCAATAGGATGTTACAAGCCTTACTGTCTGCCGTATTCTTAGGGTTAGCTACATTGACCAAAGGACCAGCGGGATTCCTTATCTTTCTTCTCACATTTGGGATCTATATACTCACAGCAAAAGTGCGGATATCTAGCTTTAGATGGAAGGATGTAATCGTTTTCATCATCGCTTTTGCACTAATTGGCGGCCTGTGGTTTATCTTCCAGATACTTAGTGGACACAAAGACATTATATGGGACTTCATCGTCTATCAAATTAGATTGGTCAGACAACAGGATGCTGGACATGGAGGGTTTCCATTCTATCACTTCATCATCCTATTCTTTGGCGTCTTCCCAGCTTCAGTCTTTGCAATACCAACAATGAGACGAAGAATATTACAAAAGGAGGACGACCAAAACATCGCCCACTTTTTCAGATGGATGATGATTACCCTCTGGGTGGTACTAATACTTTTTTCAATCATTCAGACCAAGATTGTACACTACTCATCCATGTGCTACTTCCCTATCACATTCTTAGCAGCGTGGTATATTCAGAAGTGGAGAGAGGGGAAACTGGAGCCTGGTAAGATCATCGACACTCTACTCTTAGTCATCTCCATCCCCGTAGGACTAGCTACCATTGCCATCCCATTTATTGATTCATTCAAGATACATCTAATCCCTTACATCAAAGACGACTTCGCGGTACAAAACCTCCAAGCCACATCACATTGGTATGGCTTTGAGTGGCTTTTTGGCATCATACTCATCATAGCGGTGATTTTATTTATTGTTTACAAAAAGCGTAAGCCACTGAAGTCCCTTATTTTCCTTCTGAGTGGTTCACTACTCTTCATATACTTAGGAGTGCTCTTTTTTCCAAAACAGATAGAGGCCTATAGCCAAAGGGCTGTGATAGAATTTTTGAAAGAGAAAGAAGGCGAAGATTGCTATATACACTCTGTTTATAAGAGCTATGCCATCTACTTCTACCCTAAGCGACAACCTCAAAATAATATTGATGATGTTGACTACCTCTTAAGTGGTCAGATAGACAAACCAGTATATATTGTTACTTGGAATGTCCCAAGAGATCTCGAGTATCTGGAAAAGAATACGAGAG
Proteins encoded in this window:
- a CDS encoding glycosyltransferase family 39 protein; this encodes MNPKNHIFTPLLITFFGLLLFTSGLGGVHLFDWDEINFAESAREMLKTGDYLNVQINFNTFWEKPPLFIWMQALSMKIFGVNEFAARFPNAIAGVVTLVVLFLIGKHWKSYSFGITWTLLYACSFLPFFYFKSGIIDPWFNLFIFLGIYFMMSYTAPKHQGNRMLQALLSAVFLGLATLTKGPAGFLIFLLTFGIYILTAKVRISSFRWKDVIVFIIAFALIGGLWFIFQILSGHKDIIWDFIVYQIRLVRQQDAGHGGFPFYHFIILFFGVFPASVFAIPTMRRRILQKEDDQNIAHFFRWMMITLWVVLILFSIIQTKIVHYSSMCYFPITFLAAWYIQKWREGKLEPGKIIDTLLLVISIPVGLATIAIPFIDSFKIHLIPYIKDDFAVQNLQATSHWYGFEWLFGIILIIAVILFIVYKKRKPLKSLIFLLSGSLLFIYLGVLFFPKQIEAYSQRAVIEFLKEKEGEDCYIHSVYKSYAIYFYPKRQPQNNIDDVDYLLSGQIDKPVYIVTWNVPRDLEYLEKNTRDLVPLYQKNGYAFFARYPQKEMSRTKKNIDL